ACGATGAAATTTTGGTCGAAACTTCTTTGTAGAAATGGGTTGTTGGCAAGAATTTCATCAAATTCAGGAGAAGACTTTGTTAGGTTGACTATGTTGATATTGATGGGGTTGATCTCGTGATAAGCGAATTTATTAGCGTTCCAGAAGTAACCATATGAGGTAAACAATGAATTAAGTTGGTATAACCCGCCTCTGCTTAGATATTCTGTACCTACGCTTATTTTGGTTTTCGGTACTGAGTAACTGAATTTTTCTTTTATCGGAACAAAAAAGATGACTCTGGGGAAGATTAAATCTGCTTTCAAACCTAACTCTAGAGAATGTAAGCCAGATCGATCACCTCCTGCTATCTGAAATTCATATCCGATATTGGCAGAGATATTAAAATTCTCTCCACCCTTAAATAGATTCCTATTTCTAAAAACAAGATTGAGAGCAGGACCGGCAAAATTATTTGATTTGGAAACACCTAAAAGCTCAGCTCTGACGGATCTCTTAGTCATAGGAGAAAGTTGGAAACTTGCAGCAAGATGCCCTAATGAATCCTTAAAATCCATCTCCTCATATCTAAGGTTTACATATTTGTAATTACCAATAGAACTTAGCCGGTTACTGGAAAGCCTTGAATTCTTTGGGTCATACATTTCACCCTTTTCGATAAGGATATAATCGTTAAGTAACTCCGGTTTAAAAACCACTGTCCCCTGAAGAAATTCTTTCCCATCAAGGTGTACTGTATCCACAGGCTCATTTTCATTGTCCAAGGAGTAATTGGGATACACTTTAATTTGGTCTACTTGGTATTTTAAAGTGCTGTTTTCAGGAATATTATTTTTCAATCGTAAATAAAGATTGAATTGTCTTGCACTATCAGAGATATTCGTGTCTGCTTCAAAAATCAGAAAGTCGTTATTGAAGTTATAATATCCTTTTTGCTTTAACTCGCTATCTAATCGCTCACGCTCTTTGTTCAATGAATTCAAATCAAAACGACTACCAGGTTGAAAATCACTGTCAGCCAACAAACTGTTTATATCATGCTCGATTTGAAGTGAATCTCTATCCAGTTTAAACTCCTTCAATACATATGGGCGACCTACTTTTGCTGAATATTTCACCTCGGCAAATTTCTCGCCGCTAATACTTTCTGAACTTGCAGTTCCGTAAAAAAAACCTCTGTTTTCAAGCCTATTTAGGATTAACTCCTCGGTACGTTCCGGATTAACCTGACTGAAATAAACAGGCTCTTCCCCAAATTTCTTATTTAGAAATCTGTTGATAAAACCAGGCTTCTCCTTTTGACTTTTATAATAAGCCCAGAGCCCAAAATAGGATCCTAGAAACTTTGAATTAGGTTCTGGGCGAAGTAGACTCTGTAACTCTTCTTCCACACTTTTAAAGTCCTTCACATCTGGAGCTTCTATGTCCAAAGTGGCACCTGTGTACAATAATTCTCCTTCTGGGATATGTTTTTTGATTTGACAACCCACAGCAGAAAACAGGCAAGCAAGGCATAAGAATATGGATTTATTAATTCTCATCATCCTCCTTCTTTTCTTCAATAGTAGGAGCTTCTTCTTCCTCTTCAGGTTTATTCCAAAGCTCATTAAATTCATTGAATTCCCGATTGAAAATCAATCCTCCTCCTGTGACGATCAGCTGTCCATCAATAATACTTTCAAATTGGTTTTTTCTAAAAACTCTCACTCTCCATCTTCTGTCTTCGGTAAGCATGTATTCAAAACTCACGTTAGCCAAAATGGAGTTCGTTTGTTCCTGATCTTGTGAGCTTCCTTCTAAACCAACCTGGCTTCCTACTTCCACCACCAAGCGGTCGTTAAAAAGAGTTTGTTGCGCATTAATATTAAGGTCTGTTCTGTTTTGCGCAGAACCAGATTGATAGTCTTGATAGGTATCTACATCAAATCCCAGTTGGAAACCGCTGTCGCCAA
Above is a window of Algoriphagus machipongonensis DNA encoding:
- the tamL gene encoding translocation and assembly module lipoprotein TamL codes for the protein MMRINKSIFLCLACLFSAVGCQIKKHIPEGELLYTGATLDIEAPDVKDFKSVEEELQSLLRPEPNSKFLGSYFGLWAYYKSQKEKPGFINRFLNKKFGEEPVYFSQVNPERTEELILNRLENRGFFYGTASSESISGEKFAEVKYSAKVGRPYVLKEFKLDRDSLQIEHDINSLLADSDFQPGSRFDLNSLNKERERLDSELKQKGYYNFNNDFLIFEADTNISDSARQFNLYLRLKNNIPENSTLKYQVDQIKVYPNYSLDNENEPVDTVHLDGKEFLQGTVVFKPELLNDYILIEKGEMYDPKNSRLSSNRLSSIGNYKYVNLRYEEMDFKDSLGHLAASFQLSPMTKRSVRAELLGVSKSNNFAGPALNLVFRNRNLFKGGENFNISANIGYEFQIAGGDRSGLHSLELGLKADLIFPRVIFFVPIKEKFSYSVPKTKISVGTEYLSRGGLYQLNSLFTSYGYFWNANKFAYHEINPININIVNLTKSSPEFDEILANNPFLQRSFDQNFIVGINYIFNYNKINDPIRKHGYFFGLGIDFAGNLMAGIDNLFGENNGKILGLEYARYGKFDFDFRYHFNFNKNQTIATRLFAGIGVPIGNSSSLPYSKQYFSGGPNSIRAFRIRSIGPGSYRPEEFNNDSYFDQSGDIRLEGNIEYRFPMVSFLKGALFMDAGNIWLMNENEALPGGKFSSSWWNEIAVGTGFGLRVDIDFFVIRFDLATPLRKPFLEEGQRWGNTFDVGSKTWRRENLIFNFAIGYPF